A window from Opitutia bacterium ISCC 52 encodes these proteins:
- a CDS encoding malonic semialdehyde reductase translates to MSENSTPGDAIKNLRDRIQNLDHNGLDLLFRNARSFKKWQDREVENSVLRELYEVMKWGPTSQNSNPARYLFLKSEEAISRTIPSLHEGNIPKVKVSPVVAIIAYDTQFFEYLPKLFPIKDVSGLYRDNPEKAESTAFRNSSLQGAYFMLAARALGLDVNGISGFHNDIIDKEFFADGRYKSNFLCCLGYGETEGLHPRGPRMDFDEVAEIL, encoded by the coding sequence ATGTCTGAGAACTCGACGCCTGGCGACGCTATTAAAAACCTGAGAGACCGTATCCAAAATTTGGATCACAATGGTCTGGACTTATTATTTCGAAATGCTCGTTCCTTCAAGAAGTGGCAAGATCGCGAGGTAGAGAATTCTGTTCTTCGGGAATTGTATGAGGTGATGAAGTGGGGACCTACTTCGCAGAATTCCAATCCTGCGCGTTATTTGTTTCTGAAAAGTGAAGAAGCCATCAGTCGTACGATTCCGTCTTTACACGAAGGGAATATTCCCAAGGTAAAAGTATCTCCGGTAGTGGCTATCATTGCTTATGATACTCAATTTTTTGAGTATTTGCCAAAGTTGTTTCCAATAAAGGATGTGAGTGGCTTGTATAGGGATAATCCTGAGAAAGCCGAATCAACTGCCTTCCGTAATAGCTCACTTCAAGGGGCCTACTTCATGCTAGCTGCCCGTGCCCTCGGTTTAGACGTCAATGGCATCTCCGGCTTCCACAATGACATCATCGATAAGGAGTTCTTTGCTGACGGACGTTACAAGTCGAACTTCCTTTGCTGTCTCGGTTACGGAGAAACGGAAGGCTTACATCCGCGCGGCCCGCGAATGGATTTCGATGAGGTAGCGGAAATCTTGTAA
- a CDS encoding 2-isopropylmalate synthase: MSEHGKHYKEDQYWVSPYNFHPEVTGELNLPEKVEIHDATLRDGEQTPGLVFTVEEKVAIAKKLDEVGIDRIEAGMPAVSPQDFEAIKQISALGLDAKIYTFARAMNADIDRAVECGADGVIIEVPIGYPKLKYQFNWTWEDVLKKSADVINYAKEKGLHAVFFPYDTTRAREDDLTNLLTGIMKHSSPDSIGVVDTMGCATPEAIKYLVQKVNGLTGLPVEIHTHNDFGTGVATELAAVTVGATCVHSCVGGLGERTGNAALEELILCLELLYGYETKYDLAKLPELGNLLADITGIPYALNKPILGDRNFTRESGIGVNLVVEKPLAMFGTHPALTGRTGDIVLGKKSGKASIIYKLNELGIDGVSDEQITQLLAEVKQAGIAKKRILTNDEFKEILANVT; encoded by the coding sequence ATGAGCGAACACGGCAAACATTACAAAGAAGACCAGTATTGGGTCAGCCCATACAACTTTCATCCAGAGGTCACAGGTGAACTCAATTTACCAGAGAAGGTGGAGATTCACGATGCGACCCTTCGAGATGGCGAGCAAACACCTGGGCTAGTTTTTACAGTCGAAGAAAAAGTTGCGATTGCAAAGAAGCTGGACGAAGTCGGTATCGATCGGATCGAAGCTGGAATGCCAGCGGTTTCTCCACAGGATTTTGAAGCGATTAAGCAAATTTCCGCTCTGGGTCTTGACGCCAAAATTTATACCTTCGCTCGTGCTATGAATGCCGATATCGACAGAGCAGTCGAATGTGGAGCCGACGGTGTGATCATCGAAGTACCCATTGGTTATCCGAAGCTCAAATACCAATTTAATTGGACCTGGGAAGACGTCCTAAAAAAGAGTGCGGATGTGATCAATTACGCCAAAGAAAAAGGACTCCACGCTGTCTTCTTTCCCTACGATACGACACGGGCTCGCGAAGATGACCTGACTAATCTGCTCACCGGCATTATGAAGCATTCCTCGCCGGATTCGATTGGCGTGGTAGACACGATGGGCTGTGCGACTCCTGAAGCGATTAAGTACTTGGTGCAAAAGGTCAATGGACTTACGGGGCTTCCCGTTGAGATCCACACGCACAATGATTTCGGAACGGGCGTTGCTACTGAGCTGGCAGCCGTCACGGTTGGCGCCACTTGTGTCCACAGTTGTGTCGGTGGACTCGGTGAACGAACCGGTAATGCTGCCCTTGAGGAGCTAATTCTCTGCCTCGAACTACTCTACGGGTACGAAACAAAATACGATCTGGCGAAATTGCCTGAACTTGGAAATCTTTTGGCAGACATCACCGGCATTCCCTACGCCTTGAATAAACCCATTCTGGGAGACAGGAACTTTACACGCGAATCTGGTATCGGCGTTAACTTGGTTGTCGAGAAGCCGCTGGCTATGTTCGGCACGCACCCGGCACTAACTGGTAGAACCGGCGATATCGTATTGGGTAAGAAAAGTGGTAAGGCATCGATTATCTATAAGCTGAATGAACTCGGTATTGACGGCGTGAGTGATGAGCAGATCACGCAATTGTTGGCCGAGGTCAAACAGGCGGGGATTGCTAAAAAGCGAATTCTGACTAACGACGAGTTCAAAGAAATCTTAGCCAATGTTACTTAG
- a CDS encoding arylsulfatase: MKKHLLVCALVCALTFFFSACNGGQSGDNASSTNTLAEIKGSQPNILFIVADDLGYTDLGVYGGEIETPHLDQLARAGLILTDFHNEAVCGPTRASIMAGTDNRNAGGAMHQTANQIGVPGYESHLSRDVVPFSDLLQQSGYNTYFLGKWHLGSEPALLPTARGFNRSYSLMEGFASHFHDMGRFRPDQLGTYFADGKKVDELPKDFFSTDFYTDLLIEYLDKDADSGKPWFAYMAYTAPHWPLQAPDEYIDKYKGMYDKGYEVLREQRIVRGKELGVIPEEAVMYPRLKSVPAWDNLTSEEKAVASREMEIYAAMVDGIDQNVGRLLDHLKAIDEYEDTLIIFISDNGAEGIDRGGPARGWDNSLENLGRINSYIYYGEKWAQAGVGVGRYFKSHSSEGGSLGPAFFYHKDMTKKGQLNDKFMGVVDFYPTFVELAGGSHLKTGSNGKPIHEVQGHSLLPVLFGDADSVRPDDFTYGWEVFGHRALRKGDYKLVWLTSKATEGGQKVPELADQWGLFDLSVDPGETNDLSEAMPEIRADLLKSWDTYVADNGIVLPIGLPPRPGGGGPRPGGGPGARGPRGGPPPGGPGD, from the coding sequence ATGAAAAAACATCTGCTTGTTTGTGCACTCGTATGCGCGCTAACTTTCTTCTTTTCGGCATGCAATGGCGGACAAAGCGGGGACAACGCCTCGAGCACCAATACCTTGGCTGAAATCAAAGGCTCTCAACCGAATATCCTATTCATCGTTGCCGATGACCTTGGCTACACTGACCTGGGCGTATATGGTGGAGAAATTGAAACGCCACACTTGGACCAGCTTGCGCGAGCCGGCCTCATTCTTACCGATTTCCACAACGAAGCGGTCTGCGGGCCCACTCGCGCTTCCATTATGGCAGGAACCGACAATCGTAATGCGGGTGGCGCCATGCACCAAACGGCTAATCAAATCGGTGTGCCAGGATACGAATCTCATTTAAGTCGGGACGTAGTGCCTTTCTCAGACCTACTGCAACAGAGCGGCTACAATACCTATTTTCTTGGGAAATGGCATTTGGGCAGCGAACCAGCCCTACTGCCAACTGCGCGTGGGTTTAACCGATCGTATTCCTTGATGGAAGGCTTCGCCAGTCACTTTCATGATATGGGTCGTTTTCGCCCCGACCAACTGGGCACTTACTTTGCAGATGGAAAGAAGGTCGATGAACTGCCGAAAGATTTTTTCTCAACAGACTTTTATACGGACCTATTGATTGAGTATCTGGATAAGGACGCTGATAGCGGGAAGCCCTGGTTTGCCTATATGGCTTACACCGCACCTCATTGGCCCCTTCAAGCACCCGACGAGTATATTGATAAATACAAGGGCATGTATGATAAAGGTTACGAGGTACTACGTGAACAACGTATTGTCCGTGGAAAAGAACTCGGAGTGATCCCCGAGGAAGCAGTCATGTATCCCCGTCTAAAATCGGTTCCTGCCTGGGACAATCTCACCTCAGAAGAAAAAGCAGTCGCTTCAAGAGAAATGGAAATTTATGCGGCGATGGTCGACGGCATCGACCAGAACGTAGGACGACTTTTGGATCACCTGAAGGCGATCGACGAATATGAAGACACCCTGATCATTTTCATCTCTGACAATGGTGCAGAAGGTATTGATCGAGGAGGCCCAGCTCGTGGTTGGGATAACAGCTTAGAAAATTTGGGGCGTATTAACTCCTACATTTATTACGGTGAAAAATGGGCTCAAGCCGGCGTGGGTGTCGGGCGCTATTTCAAATCCCATAGCTCTGAAGGAGGATCACTCGGCCCTGCATTTTTCTACCATAAGGACATGACCAAGAAAGGTCAGTTGAACGATAAGTTTATGGGCGTAGTCGATTTCTATCCAACTTTTGTAGAACTAGCCGGGGGCAGCCACTTGAAAACGGGTAGCAACGGAAAACCTATCCATGAGGTGCAAGGACATTCCCTGTTGCCTGTCCTTTTTGGTGACGCTGATTCAGTCCGTCCGGATGACTTCACCTACGGTTGGGAAGTGTTTGGACATCGAGCATTACGCAAAGGGGATTATAAATTGGTGTGGTTAACATCCAAGGCTACCGAAGGCGGACAGAAGGTACCTGAGTTGGCTGATCAATGGGGTCTCTTTGACCTTTCCGTCGATCCGGGTGAAACCAATGACCTCTCTGAGGCGATGCCGGAAATCAGAGCAGACCTTCTGAAGTCCTGGGATACTTACGTGGCGGACAATGGAATTGTATTACCGATCGGCCTTCCTCCACGTCCTGGAGGCGGTGGTCCTCGGCCCGGCGGTGGTCCTGGAGCTCGTGGACCTCGGGGTGGTCCTCCACCAGGTGGCCCAGGAGACTAG
- a CDS encoding sulfatase-like hydrolase/transferase translates to MPPFIPSLVLVILCTATALFAAERPNIVVILTDDQGYADISFNPNHPKEVNTPHMDSLAKEGVFFTQAYTSGVVCSPTRAGMMLGKYQQRVGIYTAGEGGNGFDPKLRMFPGFLPDEYTCTAIGKWHLGLDNDYPELKWHAMNRGFDEAYKFMGRGGHDYFESKGVNGDDYAPIYRNKTRIPADEYEGYLTTRLSEEAVAFIDREKDNPFFLYLAYNAVHTPAQAPQKDIDVYKKKYPYLSERRATLMAMLEHLDKGVGSVVNKLKDEGIWDNTLLFFLTDNGGAGAMEADNGILRGFKQQVYEGGIRTPWIVSWPKQFKGGRKIDTPVISFDILPTVMDALDLSPPEAKHFDGKSILPLIESKTKSHHDVLFWDTASPKAGWAVRKGHWKIRGDAKGLELYNLASDPSEAKDLAKKQPERVKAMEALYTAWRSEMAPPVSESQKRDRRNR, encoded by the coding sequence ACGACCAGGGTTACGCGGATATCAGCTTCAATCCGAATCACCCGAAGGAGGTTAACACGCCTCATATGGATAGCCTGGCCAAAGAAGGAGTTTTCTTCACACAAGCCTATACGAGTGGTGTTGTATGCTCTCCCACCCGAGCAGGCATGATGCTGGGAAAATATCAGCAACGCGTAGGCATCTATACCGCAGGTGAAGGTGGCAATGGCTTTGATCCCAAACTTAGGATGTTCCCTGGTTTTCTACCGGACGAATATACATGTACGGCCATTGGTAAATGGCATCTGGGTCTCGACAACGATTATCCCGAGTTGAAGTGGCACGCCATGAATCGTGGCTTTGACGAAGCCTACAAGTTCATGGGCCGTGGAGGACACGACTATTTTGAATCCAAAGGAGTCAATGGCGACGACTACGCCCCCATCTACCGGAATAAGACTCGTATTCCCGCCGATGAGTATGAGGGCTATCTCACCACGCGGCTTAGCGAAGAAGCGGTCGCCTTTATCGATCGCGAGAAGGACAATCCCTTCTTCCTCTACCTGGCTTACAACGCGGTTCATACCCCAGCTCAGGCCCCGCAAAAAGATATCGATGTCTACAAGAAAAAGTATCCTTACCTCTCAGAGCGAAGAGCGACACTTATGGCCATGCTTGAGCACCTGGACAAAGGAGTCGGTTCCGTAGTCAACAAATTGAAGGACGAAGGTATCTGGGACAATACGCTCTTGTTTTTCTTAACCGACAACGGTGGCGCCGGAGCCATGGAAGCTGACAACGGCATCTTGCGCGGTTTCAAGCAGCAGGTCTATGAAGGCGGCATCCGCACCCCGTGGATCGTTAGTTGGCCCAAACAATTTAAAGGGGGTCGAAAAATCGATACACCGGTGATCTCCTTTGACATCTTGCCTACCGTGATGGACGCACTGGATCTGTCTCCCCCCGAAGCCAAACACTTCGACGGGAAAAGCATCCTGCCATTGATCGAAAGTAAAACAAAATCTCATCACGACGTTCTCTTTTGGGATACCGCCAGCCCAAAGGCCGGTTGGGCAGTGCGCAAGGGTCACTGGAAAATCCGTGGTGACGCGAAAGGCTTGGAACTTTATAATTTGGCAAGCGACCCATCTGAAGCAAAGGATCTTGCGAAGAAGCAGCCTGAACGCGTGAAAGCCATGGAAGCGCTTTACACTGCATGGCGATCTGAAATGGCACCCCCCGTTTCAGAGTCTCAAAAGAGAGATAGACGAAACAGGTAA
- a CDS encoding acyl-CoA synthetase codes for MQELPLFTRARGHGEKIAIRSGTKDSSYKDLFTQSASLAYRLLDGKDDLKEARIAFLAPAGFEYATIQWGIWRAGGVLVPLCLSAAEPELEYALLNSETSMVVATEDQNAKIAALCQQLDIPLIVLEQLVLVSVKPLPKLDPSRRAMILYTSGTTSKPKGVVLSHANLQAQIESLVEAWEWQTNDRIPLFLPLHHIHGIINVLSCALWMGATVEAFPKFDSPNILKRVEEDAYTVFMAVPTIYVKLIEALEALAEEERRAVVRGFKNLRLMVSGSAALPASVHKAWTELTGQKLLERYGMTEIGMALSNPFHGERRPGAVGKPLPQVEVRLVAESGEWVTVENEPGEIQVRGPCVFNEYWKRPDVTAESFENGWFRTGDMAVIENGYYRIMGRLSVDIIKSGGYKLSALEIEAVLLQHPLIKECAVIGHLDDTWGEVVAAAVALEEGSSLALDDLRDWCRDKLSHYKLPKKLLIVESLPRNAMGKLTKPAVKELF; via the coding sequence ATGCAAGAGCTTCCTTTATTTACTCGAGCACGCGGACATGGCGAAAAGATCGCCATTCGCTCTGGCACCAAGGATTCCAGTTACAAAGACTTGTTCACCCAATCAGCTAGCTTGGCTTATAGGTTATTAGACGGAAAAGACGACTTAAAGGAAGCACGGATCGCCTTTCTGGCTCCAGCAGGCTTCGAGTATGCAACCATTCAATGGGGAATCTGGCGTGCCGGTGGAGTTCTCGTCCCTTTATGCTTATCCGCAGCCGAACCGGAACTGGAGTATGCGCTCCTCAATTCAGAAACGAGCATGGTCGTGGCGACTGAAGATCAAAACGCCAAAATAGCAGCTCTTTGCCAACAACTCGACATACCGCTAATTGTCCTTGAGCAGTTGGTTCTCGTATCCGTAAAACCGCTACCCAAACTGGATCCTTCAAGGAGAGCCATGATTCTTTATACTAGCGGTACCACTAGTAAGCCGAAGGGTGTGGTTTTATCTCACGCAAATCTTCAGGCACAAATTGAATCCCTGGTCGAAGCCTGGGAGTGGCAGACCAACGATCGCATTCCGCTTTTTCTACCACTCCACCATATTCACGGAATCATCAATGTGCTTTCCTGCGCCCTATGGATGGGTGCAACCGTCGAAGCCTTTCCAAAGTTTGACAGTCCTAACATTTTGAAACGAGTCGAAGAAGACGCCTACACCGTTTTCATGGCCGTGCCCACTATCTATGTAAAACTGATTGAAGCACTGGAAGCACTGGCGGAAGAGGAACGAAGAGCAGTAGTCCGAGGATTCAAAAACCTGCGACTGATGGTGTCAGGATCGGCCGCCCTACCTGCCAGCGTTCATAAAGCCTGGACTGAATTAACAGGACAAAAGCTTTTAGAACGCTATGGAATGACCGAAATCGGCATGGCCTTGTCCAATCCATTTCATGGTGAACGTCGGCCAGGAGCTGTTGGCAAACCCCTACCACAGGTCGAAGTTCGACTCGTGGCCGAATCAGGCGAATGGGTGACGGTTGAAAACGAACCAGGAGAAATTCAAGTGCGCGGCCCCTGTGTCTTCAATGAATATTGGAAGCGTCCTGATGTTACAGCAGAGTCATTTGAAAATGGCTGGTTCCGCACCGGAGACATGGCCGTCATAGAAAACGGTTACTACCGAATAATGGGGAGACTCTCCGTAGACATCATCAAGAGTGGAGGTTACAAATTATCGGCTTTGGAAATTGAGGCCGTGCTCTTACAACACCCTTTGATTAAAGAATGCGCTGTGATTGGGCATCTGGATGACACCTGGGGTGAAGTTGTTGCAGCAGCCGTGGCCCTTGAGGAAGGCTCAAGCCTGGCGTTGGATGACCTCCGGGATTGGTGTCGCGACAAACTCTCTCATTATAAACTTCCTAAAAAACTTCTGATCGTAGAATCACTACCCAGAAATGCCATGGGTAAGCTTACAAAACCCGCGGTAAAGGAGTTGTTCTAA
- a CDS encoding sulfatase yields MAKSRFILVGAILVIASFLKASERPHILFISIDDLNDWIGPLGHEQAKTPNMDRLAERGITFTNAHSPSMICNPTRTAIMLGLHPSSTGIFGNGPDWRTIDATKDKATIPRFFREAGYQTVGAGKLFHGSTFAPAAYLGYNDPNGWDAFWPSLDRQLPDEIGPHERPANGGPERNFDWSPVVAHDSAIGDGQVVSWSVEKILEQSESPRFNAVGIYRPHEPWFVPQSYFDLYPLESIQLPEVLEGDLDDVSPVATSRGGPAGRTSSFALHDWVLEDKSLKRWKEGVQGYLASISFADTMLGLILDALDESGRADDTIIVLWSDHGFHLGEKGRWRKGSLWGESHRVPFIVVAPGVTTPGSTSHSPVSTMDLYATLTELTGLKAPDHVQGTSLVPLLKDPNKRPDRAVVSSSAFRTHVVSGERFRYLSYPDGSEEFYDIENDPHEWHNLASDSGYAGHKTRLAKWLPKKNAPQIGGARGGGRGGAGRQGGPGGRAQTGPRGEGPQTGQGGGRRPRGENSDGPNRRQAQGQN; encoded by the coding sequence ATGGCAAAATCTAGATTCATACTCGTTGGTGCGATACTCGTTATCGCGTCGTTTCTTAAAGCAAGTGAAAGGCCCCATATATTATTTATATCCATCGATGACTTGAACGATTGGATTGGGCCCTTAGGGCATGAACAAGCCAAGACGCCCAACATGGATCGACTTGCTGAGCGTGGCATAACATTTACCAATGCGCATAGTCCATCCATGATCTGCAACCCAACTCGAACCGCTATTATGTTAGGTCTTCATCCTTCGAGTACAGGTATTTTTGGCAATGGACCGGATTGGAGAACCATAGATGCCACTAAGGATAAAGCGACCATTCCTCGCTTTTTTAGAGAGGCAGGCTACCAGACCGTCGGGGCAGGAAAGTTATTCCACGGCTCAACTTTTGCCCCTGCTGCTTACCTCGGATATAACGATCCAAATGGTTGGGATGCTTTCTGGCCATCCTTGGACCGGCAATTGCCAGATGAAATCGGTCCTCACGAACGGCCAGCGAATGGAGGTCCTGAGCGGAATTTTGACTGGTCACCAGTAGTTGCCCACGATTCAGCTATTGGCGATGGACAGGTGGTAAGCTGGTCTGTTGAAAAAATACTCGAACAAAGTGAGAGTCCCAGGTTTAACGCCGTGGGAATCTACCGGCCACACGAACCCTGGTTCGTTCCGCAATCTTATTTTGATCTATATCCATTGGAAAGTATTCAGCTCCCAGAAGTTTTGGAAGGAGATTTGGATGATGTTTCCCCGGTTGCTACCTCGAGGGGAGGTCCTGCCGGCAGAACGAGTTCTTTTGCTCTCCATGATTGGGTGCTTGAAGATAAATCTCTCAAACGATGGAAGGAAGGCGTTCAGGGGTACCTCGCAAGTATAAGTTTTGCGGATACGATGCTTGGTCTAATCTTGGATGCACTGGATGAAAGCGGCCGAGCAGACGATACCATCATCGTCCTGTGGTCGGACCATGGGTTTCATTTGGGAGAAAAAGGTCGTTGGCGGAAAGGATCTCTCTGGGGTGAGTCGCATCGCGTTCCTTTTATTGTCGTTGCACCAGGAGTTACCACACCCGGTAGTACTTCCCATTCTCCCGTTTCGACCATGGATCTCTATGCCACTCTAACTGAGTTGACTGGACTGAAAGCGCCTGACCACGTTCAAGGAACAAGTTTGGTTCCTTTGTTAAAAGATCCAAATAAGCGTCCTGATCGTGCCGTGGTTTCTTCCTCCGCCTTTAGAACGCATGTGGTATCTGGAGAGCGGTTTCGATATCTGAGTTATCCCGATGGTTCTGAAGAGTTTTACGACATCGAAAATGATCCCCATGAATGGCACAATCTGGCCTCTGATTCCGGCTATGCAGGTCATAAAACCAGACTGGCTAAATGGCTCCCCAAGAAGAATGCACCGCAAATAGGCGGCGCTCGTGGAGGTGGTCGTGGCGGAGCTGGACGGCAGGGGGGTCCTGGAGGGCGTGCTCAGACTGGTCCTCGCGGAGAAGGTCCTCAAACAGGACAGGGTGGTGGTCGCCGGCCTCGTGGCGAGAACTCGGATGGTCCCAATAGAAGGCAAGCTCAGGGGCAGAATTAG
- a CDS encoding sulfatase-like hydrolase/transferase, translating into MPTYRLATCFLYAWTFLCVSIFVIADSRPNILFIIADDQAPFDLKTYEPDSILETPHIDRLAREGMVIDQAYHMGAWVSGVCTPSRHMIMSGRTLWHTPNRPGRDNNPHWNNPDMVPPDLVKNTLAAVFNRAGYDTMRTCKRGNSYEAANAEFTVRRDADKRGGTDETGSAWHGEQVLDYLNEREAAKDQDPFLIYFGFSHPHDTRDGTPELLAKYGAVNHIDPDTLPKAHPKQPPLPANYLPGHPFPFRLPGARDEERVSGVWFNRDERTIRNELGREFACSENIDIQIGRVLEKLESMGELENTYIIYTSDHGIAIGRHGLQGKQNLYEHSWRVPFIVKGPGIKAGSREPGNVYLLDALATLCDLAGIEAPDTNEGLSLKPVLTGKKKTIRDVIYGVFAAETRPGLRAVRKGDWKLTKYDVYDGKYQITHLFNLADNPNEFIPEHHDPAVVALTGIEPQSHQTNLAEHPIYADKLAEMEAILLEQMQKHDDPFRLWNQPKGIANPDMKKAHKFY; encoded by the coding sequence ATGCCTACCTATCGACTTGCTACCTGTTTCCTCTATGCTTGGACTTTTTTGTGCGTTAGTATCTTCGTAATCGCTGACTCCAGACCCAACATCCTCTTTATCATTGCGGACGATCAGGCTCCCTTTGACCTGAAAACTTACGAACCAGACTCCATTCTCGAAACGCCCCATATCGATCGCCTGGCCCGGGAAGGCATGGTCATTGATCAAGCCTATCACATGGGGGCCTGGGTCAGTGGAGTCTGCACACCTTCACGCCATATGATCATGTCAGGGCGCACATTGTGGCATACACCCAATCGACCAGGCCGAGATAACAACCCTCATTGGAATAATCCTGACATGGTCCCACCGGATCTGGTCAAGAATACCCTGGCTGCGGTATTCAATCGAGCTGGCTACGATACCATGCGGACCTGCAAGCGGGGCAATAGCTACGAAGCTGCCAATGCGGAGTTTACGGTCCGGCGCGATGCCGATAAGCGTGGTGGAACAGACGAGACGGGCAGCGCATGGCATGGAGAGCAAGTTTTAGACTATCTGAACGAACGCGAAGCAGCCAAAGACCAGGATCCTTTTCTCATATATTTTGGGTTCTCTCATCCGCATGACACTCGTGATGGAACACCTGAACTTCTGGCAAAATATGGCGCCGTTAACCATATCGATCCAGATACCTTACCGAAAGCTCACCCCAAACAACCTCCTTTACCCGCCAATTATCTTCCAGGACACCCATTCCCGTTTCGTCTCCCTGGTGCACGGGATGAAGAACGAGTGAGCGGCGTCTGGTTCAACCGCGACGAAAGAACCATTCGCAATGAGCTTGGTCGAGAATTCGCCTGTAGTGAAAACATCGATATTCAAATTGGCCGTGTATTGGAAAAGTTGGAATCAATGGGTGAGTTGGAAAACACCTACATCATTTATACCTCCGATCATGGCATAGCCATCGGCCGTCATGGTCTCCAGGGAAAACAGAACCTGTATGAACACAGTTGGCGCGTTCCTTTCATCGTTAAAGGCCCGGGAATCAAAGCAGGTTCCCGCGAGCCAGGAAACGTTTACCTACTCGACGCACTCGCCACGCTCTGTGATTTAGCCGGTATTGAAGCACCCGATACAAATGAAGGCCTAAGCTTAAAACCCGTCTTAACCGGTAAAAAGAAAACGATACGAGATGTCATTTATGGAGTATTCGCTGCTGAGACACGGCCTGGGTTACGCGCGGTTCGCAAGGGCGATTGGAAGCTCACCAAGTACGACGTCTACGATGGCAAGTATCAGATCACTCATTTGTTTAACCTGGCAGACAATCCCAACGAATTTATCCCCGAACACCACGACCCTGCGGTTGTAGCATTAACCGGAATCGAACCACAAAGCCATCAGACCAACCTGGCCGAACATCCCATTTATGCCGACAAACTCGCCGAAATGGAAGCAATCCTCCTCGAGCAGATGCAGAAGCACGATGATCCCTTCCGCTTATGGAATCAGCCCAAAGGCATAGCAAATCCGGACATGAAAAAAGCTCATAAATTCTATTGA
- a CDS encoding HupE/UreJ family protein — MWNIKNSTRAIDARSIFLSFVGLILLNQAFAHGVAEGDQSFLARAEGVWAGPFMYLGAKHMVTGYDHLLYLAGVIFYLGKLTDVVKFVSLFAIGHSITLLFGVLAHIHISPYFIDAIIGLSICYKALENLGSIRFIDPKLAVFGFGLVHGFGLSTKLQDLTLSSDGLVPNMIFFNIGVEIGQVIGLVFLFMGLTWLRDRSDFEPVSRNANVLLFGSGLIFFGLQATGYFIY, encoded by the coding sequence ATGTGGAATATTAAGAACAGCACCAGAGCGATCGATGCGCGATCGATCTTCCTGTCCTTCGTAGGATTGATTTTGCTCAACCAAGCTTTCGCTCATGGGGTAGCTGAAGGAGATCAAAGTTTCCTGGCTAGGGCCGAGGGAGTCTGGGCCGGTCCTTTCATGTATCTCGGTGCCAAACACATGGTCACCGGCTACGATCATCTGCTCTATCTAGCAGGAGTCATTTTCTATCTGGGAAAACTGACCGACGTCGTAAAGTTCGTCAGTCTCTTTGCCATCGGCCATTCTATTACACTCTTGTTCGGAGTATTAGCACACATCCACATCAGTCCTTATTTTATCGATGCGATCATTGGTCTTTCGATTTGTTACAAGGCTCTGGAAAACCTGGGTTCCATTCGTTTCATCGATCCCAAGCTGGCTGTGTTCGGTTTTGGTCTGGTTCACGGTTTCGGTCTTTCGACCAAATTGCAGGATCTGACGCTATCCAGTGATGGATTGGTGCCCAATATGATCTTCTTTAATATCGGTGTCGAAATCGGACAGGTGATTGGACTCGTCTTCCTCTTTATGGGTCTGACCTGGCTGCGTGATCGCTCTGACTTCGAGCCAGTTTCACGCAATGCAAATGTTCTATTGTTCGGCTCTGGCCTCATCTTTTTTGGTCTACAGGCAACCGGCTATTTTATTTATTAA